A single genomic interval of Schistocerca americana isolate TAMUIC-IGC-003095 chromosome 2, iqSchAmer2.1, whole genome shotgun sequence harbors:
- the LOC124595475 gene encoding ankyrin-1-like, with amino-acid sequence MSVKSVSALHFAAASGELEKLVHLIRKGGNIDVEDDCKVRPLHVAVFWGHVHIVKELVKYGCDVNAGSIGVTYHSQIESNVTPLHIAAETNHLVIICALIDAGAKVNSATSLGATPLHVAAAEGGASVVSRLIRAGADIDACDAQKMTPLFLAIKSDQTDSALLLLQSGAQFDVAGPNCLTPLHLACRRGNVVVVTNLLDRGAKINAKSFTGQTPLHVSVIRKHFLVTHILVKRGADVNIKTNDGYSALHVAIKCDRSINVIKQLIKDGADVNERATDGSSPMHSAVENRSPDIVRALLQGKPDVNVCDKNGRTPLHTAAVNGDLEIVQLLVTHGALVNCTDARNSTPLHFAAACGHVAVVEFLTKKGANVNAADEAKWTPIHFVAETGVPLTDSEDNDIHSRVDVMKSLVASGALVNARNEKDELPVHIAVKSGNVTITKRLLDSGAYIDVNIPFGSGKSLSLKDYTIMRLNLPLIVVLNVTEKLFPAIKAGSVDRVKSCVDNGAVLNCRSVKFGTPLIHAICEGHIRIVNFLLDNGAAVNMIHGKTLLAPLHYAAKLGYYKIVCALLSHGASYDIKSESKETPLSFADNGAHRHTVKLLQSVTDFFQAFKKGKTGHLKELQSLKEKKTMEFAAITNCRNEEGDTLVQVAIKNQHKEIATEVVRLLKKN; translated from the coding sequence ATGTCTGTCAAAAGCGTCAGTGCTCTTCATTTCGCTGCAGCTAGTGGTGAGTTGGAGAAGCTTGTGCATTTGATTCGAAAAGGTGGAAATATTGATGTCGAAGACGATTGTAAGGTAAGGCCGCTACACGTCGCGGTTTTCTGGGGCCATGTTCATATTGTTAAAGAACTTGTCAAATATGGATGCGATGTAAACGCTGGATCTATAGGTGTGACATACCATTCTCAGATAGAATCTAATGTGACACCTTTGCACATCGCTGCCGAGACAAATCATCTCGTAATCATATGCGCACTGATTGATGCGGGAGCTAAAGTTAATAGTGCGACATCTCTAGGTGCCACACCGCTTCACGTAGCTGCTGCCGAAGGCGGAGCGAGTGTAGTCAGTAGACTTATAAGAGCTGGCGCAGATATAGATGCCTGTGACGCACAGAAAATGACGCCCCTGTTCCTTGCTATAAAATCTGATCAGACAGACAGTGCATTGTTGTTGCTCCAGTCAGGAGCGCAGTTCGACGTTGCGGGTCCAAACTGTTTAACGCCACTGCACCTGGCTTGCAGACGTGGGAATGTTGTAGTAGTGACGAATCTGCTAGATAGAGGAGCGAAAATTAATGCAAAGTCTTTCACAGGCCAAACGCCACTGCATGTGTCGGTTATCAGGAAACATTTCCTAGTGACACACATCTTGGTAAAACGCGGCGCAGACGTTAACATCAAGACTAACGACGGTTACAGTGCACTACATGTGGCAATAAAATGCGACCGATCGATCAATGTGATTAAACAGCTTATTAAGGATGGGGCGGATGTGAATGAGAGAGCGACAGACGGAAGTAGTCCCATGCATTCCGCAGTCGAAAACCGCTCTCCAGATATAGTTCGAGCTCTGCTTCAGGGCAAGCCTGATGTTAATGTGTGTGACAAAAACGGGAGAACGCCTCTGCATACGGCTGCTGTAAACGGTGATTTGGAGATAGTGCAGTTACTGGTCACTCACGGAGCACTCGTTAACTGCACCGATGCTAGGAACAGCACCCCACTTCATTTTGCCGCTGCCTGTGGACATGTTGCCGTTGTTGAGTTCCTCACGAAGAAAGGGGCAAACGTAAATGCTGCTGACGAAGCCAAGTGGACACCTATACATTTCGTCGCCGAAACTGGCGTTCCGCTGACCGACTCCGAAGATAACGACATACATTCCAGAGTGGACGTAATGAAATCTCTTGTTGCCAGCGGAGCTCTAGTAAATGCTCGAAATGAAAAGGATGAGTTGCCAGTACATATAGCGGTCAAGTCAGGCAATGTTACCATTACAAAACGTCTGCTTGACAGTGGAGCTTACATAGACGTCAACATTCCATTCGGATCCGGTAAGAGCCTATCGCTTAAAGATTATACCATCATGCGGCTCAACTTGCCTCTCATCGTTGTCTTAAACGTAACGGAGAAATTATTTCCTGCTATCAAAGCAGGGAGTGTTGACCGTGTGAAAAGCTGTGTGGACAATGGGGCAGTCCTAAACTGTAGAAGTGTCAAGTTTGGAACACCACTTATCCACGCTATCTGTGAAGGACACATTCGCATCGTCAATTTTCTTCTTGATAATGGAGCTGCTGTAAATATGATTCATGGAAAAACTCTGTTGGCACCGTTGCATTACGCAGCGAAATTGGGCTATTACAAAATTGTATGTGCCCTGCTTTCACACGGAGCGTCCTATGACATCAAAAGTGAGAGCAAAGAAACTCCCTTGTCCTTTGCTGACAATGGAGCTCATCGCCACACCGTCAAGCTATTGCagtctgttactgatttctttcaAGCATTCAAGAAAGGTAAAACTGGACACTTGAAAGAATTGCAGTCTTTGAAAGAAAAGAAGACTATGGAATTTGCAGCAATTACCAACTGCCGCAATGAAGAAGGAGACACCCTGGTGCAAGTAGCAATTAAAAATCAACATAAGGAAATAGCAACTGAAGTTGTCAGATTGCTTAAGAAAAACTAA